The following coding sequences lie in one Candidatus Eremiobacterota bacterium genomic window:
- a CDS encoding Nramp family divalent metal transporter, whose product MRRWCALQDSYGVGSSSPRVVAAAHEVLAGTRRGWRALLPFTGPAFVASVAYMDPGNFATNIQGGAGFGYRLLWVVVLANLMAMLFQGLSAKLGIVTGKNLAELSRANAPRPVAVGMWIVSEFGAMATDLAEFLGAIIGFYLLFHIPMLIGAILTGIITYLVLALHRYGFRTMETLIGSLVGVIAVCYVVETVLSKPDWHQVLYHSVVPWLGSSSSVLLAVGIVGATVMPHTIYLHSALTQDRIVPRGESHVGPIVRFAYLDVAIALGIAGLVNCAMMYMAAAVFHSTGHSEVADIFTAYRTLTPLLGNLAVVIFLISLMASGISSSVVGTMAGQVIMQSFVGFTVPLWLRRLITMLPAVAVVALGLNVTQTLVISQVILSFVLPVPVIALVLLSGHRKTMGAMVSRPWVTVLAMGAALAIVSLNAILLWTTLHPA is encoded by the coding sequence ATGCGGCGATGGTGCGCATTGCAAGATAGCTACGGCGTAGGGTCGAGCAGCCCGCGGGTCGTGGCCGCGGCCCACGAGGTGCTCGCAGGCACGCGCCGTGGTTGGCGCGCGCTGCTTCCGTTTACCGGCCCGGCGTTCGTCGCCTCGGTCGCATACATGGATCCCGGAAACTTTGCGACCAATATTCAAGGCGGAGCGGGCTTCGGTTATCGTCTGCTCTGGGTCGTCGTGCTGGCCAACCTCATGGCGATGCTCTTTCAAGGGCTTTCGGCGAAGCTCGGTATCGTCACGGGGAAGAATCTCGCGGAGCTCTCACGCGCAAACGCGCCCAGGCCGGTGGCCGTTGGCATGTGGATCGTCAGCGAGTTCGGTGCGATGGCGACGGACCTCGCCGAGTTCCTCGGCGCGATTATCGGGTTCTATCTGCTTTTTCACATTCCAATGCTTATCGGCGCGATTCTCACGGGCATCATCACGTATCTGGTTTTGGCGCTGCATCGTTACGGTTTTCGGACGATGGAAACGCTGATCGGTTCGCTCGTCGGCGTAATAGCCGTCTGCTACGTTGTCGAGACCGTGTTATCCAAGCCCGATTGGCACCAGGTGCTCTACCACTCCGTCGTGCCGTGGCTGGGATCGTCGTCGAGCGTTCTCCTGGCGGTGGGCATCGTCGGCGCGACCGTGATGCCGCATACCATTTATTTGCATTCCGCACTTACGCAGGACCGCATCGTGCCGCGAGGCGAGTCGCACGTAGGGCCGATCGTACGTTTCGCCTATCTCGACGTTGCGATCGCGTTGGGCATCGCGGGCTTAGTGAATTGTGCGATGATGTACATGGCGGCGGCGGTTTTCCATTCGACAGGGCATTCCGAAGTTGCCGACATTTTCACCGCCTATCGAACGTTGACGCCGCTATTGGGAAATCTCGCGGTGGTAATCTTCCTGATATCCCTCATGGCTTCGGGTATTTCCAGCTCGGTCGTCGGCACCATGGCCGGGCAAGTCATCATGCAGAGTTTCGTGGGGTTCACGGTGCCGCTTTGGCTGCGTCGCCTCATTACGATGCTGCCGGCGGTGGCCGTCGTTGCGCTCGGTCTGAACGTTACCCAAACCCTCGTCATCAGTCAGGTAATCTTGAGCTTCGTGCTTCCGGTACCGGTCATTGCGCTCGTGCTGCTCAGCGGTCACCGAAAGACGATGGGAGCGATGGTCAGCCGGCCGTGGGTCACCGTACTCGCCATGGGCGCCGCCCTGGCGATTGTTTCGCTCAACGCGATTCTGCTGTGGACGACCTTGCATCCGGCATAG
- the sufB gene encoding Fe-S cluster assembly protein SufB, translating to MALKLETPVAPSDLIEEYRHGFHDTENYVFKSDKGLTREIVERISAMKDEPAWMRQFRLKAYELFLAKPMPTWGDTALLNEIDFADIHYFVKSTDQTERSWDDVPEDIKRTFDRLGIPEAERKFLSGVSAQYESEVVYHNTTKALDEQGVLFCDMDTAVKQYPDIVQKYLATVIPPGDNKFAALNSAVWSGGSFIYVPPGVSVAMPLQAYFRINAENMGQFERTLIIADKGAKVHYIEGCTAPKFSTSSLHSAVVELVALEGASIRYTTIQNWYRNIFNLVTKRAVAHANATIEWVDGNIGSRLTMKYPAIYLMGEGARGEVLSMAFAGEGQHQDAGAKVIHVAPRTTSVVTNKSVSAHGGKTTYRGLVEVHAGAVGAKTRVRCDALIMDDESSSDTKPTMKIHEQRSTVEHEASVSKIGEEQLFYAMSRGLSEADAVAMIVNGFFDFFVKELPMEYAIELNRLVKMEMEGAVG from the coding sequence ATGGCATTGAAGCTCGAAACTCCGGTGGCGCCTTCCGACCTCATCGAGGAGTACCGGCACGGCTTTCACGACACCGAAAACTACGTCTTTAAGTCGGATAAGGGGCTAACCCGCGAGATCGTCGAGCGCATCAGCGCGATGAAGGACGAACCGGCGTGGATGCGTCAGTTCCGCTTGAAAGCGTACGAGCTTTTCCTTGCCAAGCCGATGCCGACGTGGGGCGACACCGCGTTGCTGAACGAGATCGACTTCGCCGATATCCACTACTTCGTGAAGTCGACCGATCAGACCGAGCGCTCGTGGGACGACGTACCGGAAGACATCAAGCGCACGTTCGATCGTCTGGGCATCCCGGAGGCCGAGCGAAAGTTTCTCTCGGGCGTTTCGGCGCAGTACGAGTCGGAAGTCGTCTATCACAACACGACCAAGGCACTCGACGAGCAGGGCGTCCTCTTCTGCGACATGGATACCGCCGTCAAGCAATATCCCGACATCGTTCAGAAGTATCTGGCGACGGTGATTCCACCGGGCGACAATAAGTTCGCCGCGCTCAACTCCGCGGTGTGGTCGGGAGGCTCGTTCATCTACGTGCCGCCGGGCGTTTCGGTGGCGATGCCGCTTCAGGCCTATTTCCGCATCAATGCGGAGAACATGGGCCAGTTCGAGCGCACGCTCATCATCGCCGACAAGGGCGCGAAGGTGCACTACATCGAGGGCTGCACCGCGCCAAAGTTTTCGACTTCATCGCTTCATTCTGCCGTCGTCGAGCTGGTTGCGCTCGAGGGAGCTTCGATCCGTTATACGACGATTCAGAATTGGTACCGCAATATCTTCAATCTCGTCACGAAGCGCGCGGTCGCGCATGCGAACGCGACCATCGAGTGGGTTGACGGCAACATCGGCTCGCGTCTGACCATGAAGTATCCCGCGATCTATCTGATGGGCGAAGGCGCCCGCGGCGAAGTTCTCTCGATGGCCTTCGCCGGCGAAGGGCAGCATCAAGACGCCGGCGCCAAAGTCATTCACGTTGCGCCGCGCACGACCTCGGTCGTGACCAACAAGAGCGTCAGCGCTCACGGCGGCAAGACGACCTATCGCGGTCTGGTTGAGGTCCATGCCGGAGCAGTCGGCGCGAAGACTCGCGTGCGATGCGACGCGCTCATCATGGACGACGAATCGTCGAGCGACACCAAGCCGACGATGAAGATTCACGAGCAACGTTCGACCGTCGAGCATGAGGCCAGCGTCAGCAAGATCGGCGAAGAGCAACTCTTCTATGCGATGAGTCGCGGCCTCTCCGAAGCCGACGCAGTCGCCATGATCGTCAACGGCTTCTTCGACTTCTTCGTGAAGGAGCTGCCGATGGAGTACGCGATCGAGCTCAACCGCTTGGTCAAGATGGAGATGGAAGGCGCGGTCGGCTAA
- a CDS encoding GNAT family N-acetyltransferase, whose protein sequence is MRVAIRRVEGAAAFRRLARLLAEYETDLPRELRHGSVPDSEELERAYHGENAAFLAVNNGEPVGCVAVTRRDDRTAVLLRLFVTPKYRGVGVARALVTAVIRYARERGYERILLDTHKDQLAAAYRLYRSLGFVERPPFGAVDYACPTYMELILFEINAEG, encoded by the coding sequence GTGCGAGTAGCGATTCGTCGCGTCGAGGGAGCGGCCGCCTTCCGCCGGCTTGCGCGGCTCCTCGCGGAGTATGAAACGGATCTGCCGCGGGAACTACGTCACGGCTCGGTGCCCGACTCAGAAGAACTCGAACGAGCCTATCACGGCGAAAATGCCGCATTCCTAGCTGTCAACAACGGCGAGCCCGTTGGCTGCGTCGCGGTGACTCGCCGAGACGATCGAACGGCAGTGTTGTTGCGTCTCTTCGTTACTCCCAAGTACCGCGGTGTGGGTGTGGCGCGAGCGCTCGTTACCGCAGTGATTCGCTATGCGCGCGAACGAGGCTACGAGCGGATCCTCTTGGACACGCACAAGGATCAGCTCGCAGCGGCCTACCGGCTCTATCGCTCACTTGGTTTCGTAGAACGGCCGCCGTTCGGTGCCGTCGACTACGCGTGTCCGACATACATGGAGCTGATTCTTTTCGAAATAAACGCGGAAGGGTAA
- a CDS encoding penicillin acylase family protein yields the protein MKAFARILAAVLALIACALLVYLGNIAFGMGTHARYDGTVSGLRVRAAVEVLRDDRGIPHIIARDDRDLFFAQGYVEASDRLFQMDLLRRFTLGKLAEVFGAASLATDEEQRAIPVGSMVARQWQRLDDRSRDALAAFSEGVNAAMQREPLPVEFRILGYRPSLWTPQDSLAVGMATVLDLTDDWNAVAPRDAAYRRGGLHRLERLFPLTDPCYDAPVMAGLRGIGPGPRCNRRSVTFAALADSRVPTGSNEWVAGADRSRTNRALLANDPHLGLGIPGVWYLIDLQSPGYHVAGASLPGLPAVVLGHNEHLAWGVTAGTVASLSVFRPPGHLNPRGWESERFAVRFRPDVVERYYRTPREFGVVTSDKRFVLVRWNAYDAPFSAAQNFIALDRAASIEAATRALSTFPGPTLNFVLADTTGRAAYVLAGQIPNDPVRARWFHRPADLANRYAMIPFARLPKVAPSRSAVLWTANNKMYGDGYPLQLSPQFAPPYRAYRIAQLLRARPQYDLPYFEQMQMDALSLPERELAHALAPAVRKLDANLGDQFATWNGEMTGDSQTAAVVVALRLRLTQKHNGRMPAVVANAPRIHDLSRAALSSPAPWAIAGAVRVSHPLAKIGMSFLNGTLLPGYGDAFTLHVQTSGYSQSFRAVWEVGDWNAGGITLPQGESGEPASGHYTDQAQAWVSGRLRSLPFGGAAVHHAAIAREILAP from the coding sequence GTGAAAGCTTTTGCGCGCATTCTCGCGGCGGTGCTCGCGCTGATCGCGTGCGCGCTCCTGGTTTACCTTGGAAACATCGCCTTTGGCATGGGCACGCACGCGCGTTATGACGGTACCGTCTCCGGCCTGCGCGTTCGCGCCGCGGTCGAAGTTCTGCGAGACGATCGCGGCATTCCGCATATCATCGCGCGCGACGATAGGGACCTCTTCTTCGCACAGGGCTACGTCGAAGCTTCCGACCGCCTCTTTCAGATGGACCTGCTGCGCCGGTTTACCCTCGGCAAGCTCGCGGAGGTCTTCGGCGCGGCGTCGCTTGCCACCGACGAAGAGCAGCGCGCCATTCCGGTAGGTTCGATGGTTGCACGGCAGTGGCAGCGACTCGACGATCGTTCACGTGACGCGCTCGCGGCCTTTAGTGAGGGCGTCAATGCCGCTATGCAACGCGAGCCGTTGCCGGTCGAGTTCCGAATCCTGGGCTATCGACCGAGTCTCTGGACGCCGCAAGATTCCCTGGCGGTTGGAATGGCGACCGTCCTCGATCTCACCGACGATTGGAATGCCGTTGCCCCACGCGATGCCGCCTATCGCCGCGGCGGATTGCATCGGCTCGAAAGACTCTTTCCACTGACCGATCCGTGTTACGACGCGCCGGTCATGGCCGGACTTCGCGGAATAGGACCGGGACCGCGGTGCAATCGTCGTTCGGTCACGTTCGCCGCGCTTGCCGATTCGCGCGTCCCGACTGGTAGTAATGAATGGGTCGCCGGTGCCGACCGTTCCCGCACCAATCGCGCGCTGCTCGCCAACGATCCGCATCTCGGCCTCGGCATTCCGGGCGTTTGGTACCTGATCGACCTTCAATCGCCCGGCTATCACGTCGCGGGTGCGTCGCTGCCCGGGCTTCCGGCAGTCGTGCTCGGTCATAACGAGCACCTCGCGTGGGGCGTAACCGCCGGCACGGTCGCCTCCCTCTCGGTCTTTCGCCCGCCAGGGCACCTTAATCCGCGCGGCTGGGAAAGCGAGCGTTTCGCGGTCCGCTTTCGCCCCGACGTCGTCGAGCGATACTACCGAACTCCACGCGAGTTCGGCGTGGTGACGAGCGACAAGCGTTTCGTGTTAGTGCGCTGGAACGCGTACGATGCTCCGTTCTCAGCAGCACAGAACTTCATCGCGCTCGATCGTGCAGCTTCGATCGAAGCAGCAACCCGAGCGCTCTCGACCTTCCCCGGTCCGACATTAAACTTCGTTCTGGCCGATACGACCGGCCGCGCTGCGTACGTCCTTGCCGGACAAATCCCGAACGACCCGGTGCGTGCACGCTGGTTCCATCGACCCGCCGATCTTGCCAACCGGTATGCGATGATTCCGTTCGCGCGGCTTCCGAAGGTCGCTCCGTCGCGCAGCGCGGTTCTTTGGACGGCCAACAATAAAATGTATGGCGACGGGTATCCGCTGCAACTCAGTCCGCAGTTCGCACCGCCTTATCGGGCCTATCGTATCGCCCAGCTGCTACGTGCGCGGCCGCAATACGATCTTCCCTATTTCGAGCAGATGCAGATGGACGCGCTCTCGTTGCCCGAGCGCGAGCTCGCGCATGCGCTCGCGCCGGCAGTTCGCAAGCTCGATGCGAATCTTGGCGACCAGTTCGCGACGTGGAACGGCGAGATGACCGGCGACTCGCAAACCGCGGCCGTCGTCGTTGCGTTGCGATTGCGCTTGACCCAAAAGCATAACGGTCGCATGCCGGCCGTCGTCGCCAACGCGCCGCGCATTCACGACCTTTCGCGCGCCGCGTTGTCATCGCCGGCCCCCTGGGCGATCGCCGGCGCGGTTCGCGTATCGCATCCCCTGGCAAAGATTGGCATGAGCTTCTTGAACGGCACTCTGCTGCCGGGATACGGCGATGCTTTCACCTTGCACGTACAGACATCGGGCTATTCTCAGAGCTTCCGCGCCGTCTGGGAAGTCGGAGACTGGAATGCCGGCGGCATTACCTTGCCGCAGGGCGAATCGGGCGAACCGGCATCGGGGCACTACACCGATCAGGCGCAGGCGTGGGTGTCGGGACGCCTCCGGTCACTGCCCTTCGGCGGGGCGGCCGTACACCACGCCGCCATCGCGCGCGAAATCCTCGCACCGTAA
- a CDS encoding non-heme iron oxygenase ferredoxin subunit: MAKHRVGSVSEIPPGTTRRVVVDSTELLLCNVDGSFYAIEDVCTHDGGPLDQGQLEGDRIVCPRHGATFDVRTGDALTLPAVLPVMTFEVSREGDDIFVDA; the protein is encoded by the coding sequence GTGGCTAAACATCGTGTAGGCAGCGTATCGGAAATTCCGCCGGGAACGACTCGGCGCGTCGTCGTTGATTCGACCGAACTTCTGCTCTGCAACGTCGACGGCTCGTTTTACGCGATCGAAGACGTCTGCACGCACGACGGCGGACCGCTCGATCAAGGACAGCTCGAAGGCGATCGCATCGTCTGTCCCCGTCACGGCGCGACCTTCGACGTGCGCACCGGCGACGCGCTCACCCTTCCCGCGGTACTGCCGGTGATGACCTTCGAGGTGAGCCGCGAAGGCGACGATATCTTCGTCGACGCCTGA
- a CDS encoding GNAT family N-acetyltransferase has protein sequence MRAARTVRVRPARENDARAIASLMAQLGYRVPPEEVAKRLRERSARREVFVAVDEAVASDPIGWAAVSTDDPFVEGFGAELEGLVVAECARSHGVGACLIEAAEVWARERGCAQMRVRSNVVRKRALGFYQRHGYSAIKAQNRLIKPLGTTCE, from the coding sequence ATGCGGGCGGCGCGCACGGTGCGAGTCCGGCCCGCGCGGGAGAACGATGCACGCGCGATCGCCTCGCTCATGGCCCAGCTCGGATACCGAGTGCCGCCCGAAGAAGTCGCCAAACGCTTACGCGAGCGCTCGGCGCGACGCGAAGTTTTCGTCGCTGTCGACGAGGCGGTCGCGAGCGATCCGATTGGGTGGGCCGCAGTTTCCACCGACGACCCGTTCGTCGAGGGCTTCGGCGCAGAGTTAGAGGGTTTGGTCGTCGCGGAATGCGCGCGAAGTCATGGCGTCGGGGCGTGTTTAATCGAAGCCGCGGAAGTGTGGGCGCGCGAACGCGGCTGTGCGCAAATGCGCGTTCGATCGAACGTCGTTCGAAAGCGCGCGCTCGGATTCTATCAACGGCACGGCTACTCGGCGATAAAAGCGCAGAATCGTTTGATCAAACCGCTCGGCACGACGTGCGAGTAG
- the speD gene encoding adenosylmethionine decarboxylase — MKALGRHIVCELSGCRPSLLSDINGIAAMMIAAARAARATIMESAFHRFEPEGVSGTVILAESHLSIHTWPEKGYAAMDFYTCGDHTDPWAACEHAARSLCATSVLATEFKRGIEKSDGEFTHVLSRDHDARVLSA, encoded by the coding sequence TTGAAGGCACTCGGCAGGCACATCGTGTGCGAGCTCTCGGGCTGTCGCCCCTCCTTGCTTTCAGATATCAACGGCATTGCCGCGATGATGATCGCCGCCGCACGCGCGGCGCGCGCTACCATAATGGAGAGCGCCTTTCATCGCTTTGAGCCCGAGGGTGTTTCCGGAACGGTCATCCTCGCCGAATCGCACTTGTCGATCCATACTTGGCCTGAAAAGGGCTACGCCGCGATGGATTTTTACACGTGCGGCGACCATACCGATCCCTGGGCTGCTTGCGAACATGCGGCGCGTTCTTTGTGTGCGACCAGCGTCTTGGCCACCGAGTTCAAGCGTGGTATCGAGAAGAGCGACGGCGAGTTTACTCACGTGCTCAGTCGGGACCACGACGCGCGCGTGTTGAGCGCGTGA
- a CDS encoding sulfotransferase, giving the protein MIRSHPRAIVVIGMHRSGTSAVARGLAALGVYLGDDFLAAQPENPTGYWEDRRIVELNERVLATLRLRWDGARPIDLREFAGWQMWRLRREAIRDLRRRFLPHPIWGFKDPRTIRLLPFWRRVLGEAGADDAYLLVIRNPASIAASLHVRQGTDAETAQRLWLINMVPFLHEVADRPLVVVDYDALMRDPREQLERIAQRLQLPRADDAEIDRFANEFLNAGLRHTVFSLSDIDARTEAGRLTRTAFFSLAELANDRSVPDASFWQTWRDIASRLRSG; this is encoded by the coding sequence TTGATCCGGTCTCACCCGCGGGCGATCGTCGTTATCGGCATGCATCGCAGTGGAACGAGCGCGGTGGCCCGCGGTCTCGCGGCCTTGGGCGTTTACCTCGGCGATGACTTTCTCGCGGCGCAGCCCGAGAATCCGACGGGTTATTGGGAAGATCGACGGATCGTGGAGCTCAACGAGCGCGTGCTCGCGACGTTGCGCCTTCGTTGGGACGGCGCTCGGCCAATCGATCTGCGCGAGTTCGCCGGATGGCAAATGTGGCGCTTGCGCCGCGAAGCCATCCGCGATCTGCGGCGGCGCTTTCTCCCGCACCCCATCTGGGGGTTCAAAGATCCGCGCACGATTCGGTTACTGCCGTTTTGGCGACGCGTCTTAGGCGAAGCCGGCGCCGACGATGCCTATCTGCTGGTGATTCGCAACCCCGCGAGCATTGCGGCATCGCTGCACGTGCGTCAAGGGACTGACGCCGAGACCGCCCAACGGCTGTGGTTGATCAACATGGTGCCGTTCCTTCACGAGGTCGCCGACAGGCCGCTCGTCGTCGTGGATTACGACGCTCTCATGCGTGACCCGCGCGAACAACTCGAGCGAATCGCGCAGAGACTGCAATTACCAAGGGCCGACGATGCGGAGATCGATCGTTTTGCGAACGAGTTCCTGAACGCCGGCCTTCGTCACACGGTTTTTTCGCTGAGCGATATCGATGCCCGAACCGAGGCTGGACGGCTCACGCGCACGGCATTTTTTTCGCTCGCCGAATTAGCAAACGATCGCAGTGTTCCCGACGCATCGTTCTGGCAGACGTGGCGCGACATCGCTTCTCGCCTCCGTTCGGGATGA
- a CDS encoding metal-dependent transcriptional regulator, translated as MVNSRNKLLAVGSDRSPARAREDYVKAIYQLGTLGPVRAAALARYLNVSRVSVSKAKRLLEQQGLLERECSASQPLRLSARGEKLAVAMVRRHRVLETFLHCALGIPLERVHPEAERIEHVISDDLAMRIAVLLGRPQRDPHGHPIPYGDADARSMPLPTLVSLPVGQSGRVVSLDDRDENAVAALAADGLLPGSSLRVERCERARIFVRRGKRVIGILRSHAAMVRIAR; from the coding sequence ATGGTTAACAGTCGGAACAAGCTTCTGGCGGTGGGCTCCGACCGGTCGCCCGCGCGCGCACGTGAAGACTATGTCAAGGCGATTTATCAGCTGGGTACACTGGGGCCGGTTCGCGCGGCAGCGCTGGCACGGTATCTGAACGTCAGCCGCGTCTCCGTCAGCAAAGCCAAACGTCTGCTCGAGCAGCAAGGCTTACTCGAGCGCGAGTGCTCCGCGTCTCAACCGCTGCGCTTAAGTGCGCGAGGCGAAAAGCTGGCCGTCGCGATGGTGCGCCGCCACCGCGTGCTCGAAACCTTCCTCCACTGCGCGCTCGGCATCCCGTTGGAACGGGTCCATCCCGAAGCCGAGCGGATCGAGCACGTTATATCGGACGATCTGGCGATGCGCATCGCCGTGCTGTTAGGCCGCCCGCAGCGCGATCCGCACGGCCATCCGATTCCATACGGCGACGCCGACGCGCGAAGCATGCCGCTGCCGACCTTGGTCTCGCTGCCGGTCGGCCAAAGCGGGCGCGTGGTCAGTCTGGACGATCGCGACGAAAATGCGGTCGCGGCACTGGCGGCCGACGGTCTTCTTCCCGGTTCCAGCTTGCGCGTCGAGCGCTGCGAGCGCGCGCGGATTTTCGTCCGGCGCGGAAAGCGCGTTATCGGAATACTTCGCTCGCATGCGGCGATGGTGCGCATTGCAAGATAG
- the dnaB gene encoding replicative DNA helicase, with translation MTAQPLPAPIDRLPPQNLEAEMAVIGSVLVDREMLAAVGEIVRPSDFYAHVHETIFTALCDLYERGEPLDKIALAEELRRRGALERVGGLSYVSALMDTVQTAASARYHATIVREKAVLRALIHAGTEITQLGFEGEEDVPAALDRSEQIVYKIGERRGVSDFMPVNRLMKKVFDNIDRRYHSRGDRTGLTAGFHDIDAMTTGFQPGNFIIIAGRPGMGKTSFALNMAVAAARDEGAPVAFFSLEMSNSELIERLICSEARISMNDMRRGNIKQHQWEEISRAMGDVNDLPIYLDDVGALTIGDVRSRCRRLKSTAGLGAIFIDYLQLVRPGALARGANRNEELSEICRSLKITAKDLEVPIIALAQLNRGVELRSEKRPMLADLRDSGSLEAEADVVAFLYRDGYYNPETPEPDLTEFIIAKHRNGPTGMVKLRFQREYTLFLPYGDASHFPAA, from the coding sequence ATGACCGCACAACCACTTCCGGCTCCCATCGATCGCCTTCCGCCGCAGAATCTCGAGGCGGAGATGGCGGTTATCGGTTCGGTTCTCGTGGATCGCGAGATGCTCGCCGCGGTCGGCGAGATCGTGCGACCCAGCGATTTCTACGCCCACGTGCACGAAACGATTTTTACGGCGCTCTGCGATCTGTACGAGCGAGGCGAGCCGCTTGACAAGATCGCACTCGCCGAAGAGCTTCGCCGCCGCGGCGCGCTCGAGCGCGTTGGAGGTCTTTCGTACGTCAGTGCGCTGATGGATACGGTGCAGACGGCAGCGTCGGCGCGCTACCATGCGACGATCGTGCGAGAGAAGGCGGTTCTGCGGGCCCTCATCCACGCGGGCACCGAGATCACGCAGCTCGGCTTCGAAGGTGAAGAAGACGTTCCGGCGGCGCTCGATCGCTCCGAGCAAATCGTCTATAAGATCGGCGAACGGCGAGGCGTCAGCGATTTCATGCCGGTGAACCGGCTGATGAAGAAGGTCTTCGATAACATCGACCGCCGGTATCACTCGCGCGGCGACCGAACCGGTCTGACCGCCGGGTTTCACGACATCGATGCCATGACGACCGGCTTTCAGCCGGGCAACTTCATCATCATCGCCGGCCGGCCCGGCATGGGCAAGACATCCTTCGCGCTGAACATGGCGGTGGCTGCGGCGCGCGACGAGGGCGCTCCGGTCGCGTTCTTTTCGCTTGAAATGTCCAACAGCGAGCTGATCGAGCGCCTGATTTGCTCCGAGGCGCGCATTTCGATGAACGACATGCGGCGCGGAAACATCAAGCAGCATCAGTGGGAAGAAATCTCGCGTGCGATGGGCGACGTCAACGATCTGCCAATTTACCTCGATGACGTCGGAGCGCTGACCATCGGCGACGTGCGCAGTCGATGCCGTCGCTTAAAGTCGACCGCGGGCCTCGGGGCAATCTTCATCGACTATTTGCAACTCGTGCGTCCCGGGGCGCTCGCGCGCGGCGCGAACCGCAACGAAGAACTCTCCGAGATCTGCCGCTCCTTGAAAATAACGGCGAAAGATCTCGAAGTCCCGATCATTGCGCTCGCACAGCTCAATCGCGGCGTAGAGCTTCGCAGCGAAAAGCGACCGATGCTCGCGGATCTGCGCGACAGCGGCAGCCTCGAAGCGGAAGCCGACGTCGTCGCGTTTCTCTATCGCGACGGGTACTACAATCCCGAAACGCCCGAACCCGATCTCACGGAGTTCATCATCGCCAAGCATCGCAACGGACCGACGGGAATGGTCAAGCTGCGTTTCCAACGCGAATACACGTTGTTCTTGCCGTACGGCGACGCCTCACACTTCCCGGCCGCTTAG
- a CDS encoding gamma carbonic anhydrase family protein: MIIEYRGKRPKIDPSAFVAPNAVLIGDVEVGPASSIWFGVVLRGDNGPIRIGARTSIQDNAVVHVSEDGGTYVGDDVTVGHCAVMEDCRIEAHALIGSNATLLNGCTVGEAALIAAGSVVGQNAAIPPRVVAAGAPATVKKPLEGEAASWIEIAADEYVKLSRRYLAQSIGAMPDARSSTAESR; the protein is encoded by the coding sequence ATGATCATCGAGTATCGGGGTAAACGGCCGAAAATCGATCCCTCGGCCTTCGTCGCGCCCAATGCGGTGCTAATCGGCGACGTCGAAGTGGGCCCCGCATCGAGCATTTGGTTCGGCGTGGTTCTGCGCGGGGACAACGGGCCGATTCGGATCGGAGCTCGCACGTCGATTCAAGACAATGCCGTGGTGCACGTGAGTGAAGACGGCGGCACGTACGTCGGCGACGACGTGACGGTCGGCCACTGCGCGGTCATGGAGGATTGCCGTATCGAGGCGCACGCGCTCATCGGAAGCAATGCGACCTTGCTCAATGGATGCACCGTCGGGGAGGCCGCTTTGATCGCCGCCGGAAGCGTCGTTGGACAGAACGCCGCGATTCCGCCGCGCGTCGTCGCCGCCGGAGCGCCGGCAACGGTCAAGAAGCCGCTCGAAGGCGAGGCTGCTTCATGGATCGAGATTGCGGCCGATGAGTACGTTAAGCTCTCGCGGCGATATTTAGCTCAGAGTATCGGTGCTATGCCGGATGCAAGGTCGTCCACAGCAGAATCGCGTTGA